From a region of the Cololabis saira isolate AMF1-May2022 chromosome 8, fColSai1.1, whole genome shotgun sequence genome:
- the kif21b gene encoding kinesin-like protein KIF21B isoform X2 — protein MAGQNDCCVKVALRIRPQMAKEKIEGCHVCTLVTPGEPQVLLGKDKAFTYDFVFDIESEQQHIYQSCVYKLIEGCLEGYNATVFAYGQTGSGKTYTMGTGFDVNLAVQEQGIIPRAVHQLFEGIQSRRERAQEAGNQPPEFKVSAQFLELYNEEILDLFDGGRDPEIRSRKSNIKIHEDASGSIYTTGVTSRLVHSEEELLQCLKLGALSRTTASTQMNAQSSRSHAIFTIHLCQMRVCQQLQMNGGGESGEVNGVDSGPITQPEYETLMAKFHFVDLAGSERLKRTGATGERAREGISINCGLLALGNVISALGDQSKKGGHVPYRDSKLTRLLQDSLGGNSHTIMIACVSPSDRDFMETLNTLKYANRARNIKNKVVVNQDKTSQQISALRAEIARLQMELMEYKAGKRVACEDGSEGYSDLYQENAMLQRESDTLRLRVKAMQETIDHLNARVTHLLANEVSTLLTKSSEGNEEIGALVHNYIQEVEGLRTKLLESESMNESLRRQMTRLSCRSPFPTSVLSPAPGHPPGSSPAPMSMEAEMTDVLRRAKMDIERLKKKERRQRRMSPEMEKGLKKRVKLHTQENGENRQSGENGQNGEIDSDDNFAEDVMSPLQEESGCDEDEEEEEGREEEDDFDSDESLVDSDSDSEDKANFQADLADLTCEIEIKQKLIDELENSQRRLLMLKLQYEEKLILLQNKIRDTQLERDRVLQNLMSMENYTEEKANKIKQEYEKRLKEMNRDLLKLQTAQKEHARLLKNQGRYERELKKLQGEVNDMKKAKVTLMKQMKEEQQRRRMVEAKRNREIAQLKKEQRRQEYQIRALESQKRQQEMVLRRKTQEVTALRRLAKPMSDRVAGRVARWNTSPPATDSGADFSASTTASSSEPETGRSVSGLVRHWNNKNNVYGYLGESEGSVDGTRVIGGRKKLQRKPAGLGSTAAAGRANSFSKSARQKWQALERRIMDIVMQRMTISNVEADMDRLIKKREELTAQQEALSHKREVLMAEGEGPEAEDRLLQEISEEIEVLNANIDYINDSLSDCQATIVQIEETKDELDSVDTSVVISSCSLAEARHLLDHFLKASIDKSLHVAQKEAQIRLLEGQLRQTDVIGSSHNHMILDALREKAEYIPELQALIHNVQQENGYTSTDEEPSEFSQASDCSVSQIKESNSQDDFKVKMEPRLSAQMKAVSAEYLGPILDPSSGGKLQHVTKSLASLTDIQEDGLSLVPGSLGLSLTFRDTYHKDRASRTISLPVRGHTFPRQSRGYDTSPITRRKSYDRAYRPTDGYTPPSSPPLRTRNDRNVFSRLTSNQSQGSALDKGVINPIGGVKGGRTAPLQCVSVAEGHSKPVLCVDATDELLFTGSKDRTCKMWNLVTGQEIATLKGHPNNVVSVKYCSSSGLVFSVSTSYIKVWDIRDSAKCIRTLTSSGQVVSGDACAGTTTRTITFAQGECQINQIALNPTGSVLYAAAGNIVRMWDLNRMQAMGKLTGHIGSVMCLTVGQSLLGKDQVITGSKDHYVKVFDVAEGTLGNVGPAHNFEPPHYDGIECLAVQGDVLFSGSRDNGIKKWELEQQELTQQIPNAHKDWVCALAYVPGRPMLLSACRGGMLKVWNVDNFTPIGEVRGHDSPINAICTNSRQIFTASSDKTVKIWLSKVWRKR, from the exons GATTCGTCCTCAAATGGCCAAAGAGAAGATCGAGGGCTGCCACGTCTGCACACTGGTCACACCTGGAGAACCGCAGGTCCTCCTGGGAAAGGACAAGGCGTTCACCTACGACTTTGTGTTTGATATAGAGTCGGAGCAGCAGCACATCTACCAGTCCTGCGTGTACAAGCTCATCGAAGGCTGCTTAGAGGGCTACAACGCCACCGTGTTTGCTTATGGTCAG ACGGGCTCGGGGAAGACCTACACCATGGGGACCGGCTTCGATGTGAACCTGGCCGTGCAGGAGCAAGGCATCATCCCGCGGGCGGTTCACCAGCTGTTTGAGGGGATCCAGAGCCGGAGGGAGCGAGCCCAGGAGGCCGGCAATCAGCCGCCCGAGTTTAAAGTCAGCGCCCAGTTCCTGGAG TTGTACAATGAGGAGATCCTGGACCTGTTTGACGGAGGCAGAGACCCCGAGATTCGCAGCCGGAAgtctaacattaagatccacgAGGACGCCAGTGGCAGCATCTATACCACGGGAGTCACTTCCAGACTGGTGCACTCTGAAGAGGAG ctgctgcagtgcCTGAAGCTGGGCGCTCTTTCCCGCACCACAGCCAGCACGCAGATGAATGCCCAGAGCTCCCGCTCGCACGCCATCTTCACCATCCATCTTTGTCAAATGAGAGTCTGCCAACAGCTGCAAATG AATGGAGGCGGGGAGAGCGGAGAGGTGAACGGTGTGGACTCTGGTCCCATCACTCAGCCAGAATATGAGACGCTGATGGCCAAGTTTCACTTCGTGGACCTGGCTGGCTCTGAGAGACTGAAACGCACAGGGGCCACGGGGGAAAGGGCCCGGGAGGGAATCTCCATCAACTGTGGACTG CTGGCTCTGGGAAACGTGATCAGCGCTTTAGGTGATCAGAGCAAGAAAGGAGGACACGTCCCATACCGGGACTCCAAACTCACGCGACTGTTACAAGACTCACTGGGAGGCAACAG CCACACAATAATGATCGCTTGCGTCAGCCCGTCGGACCGTGACTTCATGGAGACTCTGAACACCCTGAAGTACGCCAATCGCGCCAGGAACATTAAGAACAAGGTGGTGGTGAACCAAGACAAGACCAGCCAGCAGATCAGCGCCCTGCGTGCAGAGATAGCCCGGCTCCAGATGGAACTGATGGAGTACAAGGCG GGAAAGCGTGTGGCATGCGAGGATGGTTCAGAGGGCTACAGTGACCTGTACCAGGAGAACGCCATGCTGCAGAGAGAGAGCGACACGTTGCGGCTCCGAGTAAAGGCCATGCAGGAAACCATCGACCACCTAAACGCCCGTGTGACTCATCTGCTGGCCAACGAGGTCAGCACGCTACTCACCAAATCAA gTGAAGGCAACGAGGAGATCGGGGCTCTGGTTCATAACTATATCCAAGAAGTTGAAGGACTCAG GACCAAACTTCTTGAGAGCGAGTCCATGAACGAGTCGCTGCGACGGCAGATGACTCGCCTGTCTTGTCGTTCCCCCTTCCCGACCTCTGTGCTGAGCCCGGCCCCCGGTCACCCCCCCGGCTCCTCTCCCGCGCCCATGTCCATGGAGGCGGAGATGACTGACGTGCTGCGGCGAGCCAAGATGGACATCGAGAGGCtgaagaagaaagagaggaggCAGCGAAGGATGAg TCCAGAGATGGAGAAAGGCCTGAAGAAGCGAGTAAAACTGCACACTCAGGAGAACGGAGAGAACCGGCAGAGCGGTGAGAACGGTCAGAATGGAGAGATCGACTCAGATGACAATTTCGCCGAG GACGTCATGtctccgctgcaggaggagagtgGCTGCGacgaagatgaggaggaggaggaaggcagGGAGGAAGAAGACGATTTCGACAGTGACGAGAGTCTGGTGGATTCGGACTCTGATTCGGAGGACAAAG CCAACTTCCAGGCTGATCTGGCGGACCTGACCTGCGAGATTGAGATCAAGCAGAAGCTGATAGACGAGCTGGAGAACAGCCAGCGGAGGCTGCTGATGCTGAAGCTGCAGTACGAGGAGAAGCTCATCCTGCTGCAAAACAAGATCAGAGACACGCAGCTGGAGAGAGACCGCGTGCTGCAAAACCTCA TGTCCATGGAAAATTACACGGAAGAAAAGGCCAACAAAATCAAACAGGAGTAcgagaagcggctgaaggagaTGAACCGAGACCTGCTGAAACTGCAAACTGCACAGAAGGAGCACGCGCGTCTCCTCAAGAACCAGGGGAGGTACGAACGGGAGCTGAAGAAACTCCAGGGCGAGGTCAACGATATGAAGAAAGCCAAG GTGACGCTGATGAAGCAGATgaaggaggagcagcagaggaggaggatggtggaggccaagaggaacCGGGAGATCGCGCAGCTCAAGAAGGAGCAGCGACGACAAGAG TACCAAATCCGGGCGCTGGAGTCTCAGAAGCGGCAGCAGGAGATGGTGCTCCGCAGGAAAACCCAGGAGGTGACCGCCCTTCGTCGCCTGGCCAAGCCCATGTCTGATCGTGTGGCCGGACGCGTGGCCCGCTGGAACACGAGCCCCCCGGCTACGGACTCTGGAGCCGATTTTTCGGCCAGCACCACGGCGAGCAGCTCTGAACCCGAGACCGGCAGGTCTGTGAGTGGGTTGGTGCGGCACTGGAACAACAAGAACAACGTGTACGGATACCTGGGAGAGAGCGAGGGGAGTGTGGACGGCACACGGGTCATCGG GGGCAGAAAGAAGTTGCAGCGTAAACCAGCAGGACTGGGCAGCACTGCAGCTGCAGGCAGAGCCAATAGTTTCTCCAAGTCAGCCCGTCAGAAGTGGCAGGCCCTCGAGCGTCGCATAATGGATATCGTCATGCAGAGGATGACCATCTCCAACGTGGAAGCTGACATGGATCGCCTCATTAAG AAGCGAGAGGAGCTGACGGCCCAGCAGGAAGCGCTTTCACACAAGAGGGAGGTATTGATGGCCGAAGGGGAGGGACCAGAGGCCGAAGACCGCCTGCTTCAAGAAATTAGTGAGGAGATTGAAGTGCTCAATGCCAATATAGATTACATCAATGACAGCCTGTCTGATTGCCAGGCCACCATCGTGCAGATAGAGGAAACCAAG GATGAGCTGGACTCGGTGGACACCTCAGTGGTGATCAGCTCCTGCTCCCTGGCTGAAGCACGCCACCTGCTGGACCACTTCCTGAAGGCATCCATAGACAAA AGTTTACATGTGGCTCAGAAAGAGGCTCAGATCCGACTGCTCGAGGGCCAGCTGAGGCAGACGGACGTGATCGGCTCGTCTCACAATCACATGATCCTCGATGCCCTGCGTGAAAAGGCTGAATACATCCCCGAGCTCCAGGCTCTCATACACAATGTTCAACAGG AGAACGGTTACACCAGCACAGACGAGGAGCCGTCTGAGTTCAGCCAAGCCTCCGACTGCAG TGTGTCTCAGATTAAGGAATCCAACAGCCAAGATGATTTCAAAGTAAAG ATGGAGCCTCGTCTGTCAGCCCAGATGAAGGCGGTGTCGGCAGAGTACCTCGGCCCAATCCTGGACCCGTCATCAGGCGGGAAACTGCAGCACGTCACCAAGTCTCTGGCCTCGCTGACGGACATCCAGGAGGACGGCCTGAGTCTTGTTCCAGGGAGTCTGGGACTGAGTCTGACCTTCAGAGACACTTACCACAAGGACCGGGCATCCCGCACCATCAGCCTGCCCGTTAGGGGACACACCTT TCCTAGGCAGTCTCGGGGTTATGACACATCCCCGATTACGCGAAGGAAGTCTTATGACCGTGCATACAG GCCCACTGACGGCTACACTCCTCCGTCCTCCCCTCCTCTGAGGACCAGGAATGACCGCAATGTCTTCTCAAGGCTCACCAGCAACCAAAGCCAAGGTTCAGCTCTGGACAA GGGAGTGATCAATCCCATCGGGGGTGTGAAGGGGGGTCGGACGGCGCCCCTGCAGTGTGTGTCTGTAGCCGAGGGCCACTCCAAGCCGGTCCTGTGTGTCGATGCTACAGACGAGCTGCTGTTCACTGGATCTAAAG ACCGGACTTGTAAAATGTGGAATCTGGTGACGGGTCAGGAGATCGCCACCCTCAAAGGCCACCCAAACAACGTAGTGTCAGTCAAATACTGTTCCTCCTCCGGCCTGGTCTTCTCCGTCTCCACTTCCTACATCAAAGTTTGGGACATCCGTGACTCTGCAAAGTGTATCCGAACTCTCAC GTCATCGGGGCAGGTGGTTTCAGGAGACGCGTGCGCCGGCACAACCACCCGCACAATAACCTTCGCCCAGGGCGAGTGTCAGATCAACCAGATCGCTCTCAACCCGACAGGCTCCGTACTGTACGCCGCTGCTGGAAACATCGTCCGCATGTGGGACCTCAACAG GATGCAAGCAATGGGGAAGCTGACAGGCCACATTGGCTCCGTCATGTGTCTGACAGTGGGACAGTCTCTGCTGGGCAAAGACCAAGTCATCACTGGCTCCAAAGATCATTATGTGAAG GTGTTTGATGTGGCAGAGGGAACTCTGGGTAACGTAGGGCCAGCTCATAACTTTGAGCCACCGCACTATGATGGCATTGAATGTTTGGCCGTCCAAGGAGACGTGCTGTTCAGCGGTTCCAGAGACAACGGCATCAAGAAGTGGGAGCTGGAGCAACAGGAGCTGACGCAG
- the kif21b gene encoding kinesin-like protein KIF21B isoform X1 translates to MAGQNDCCVKVALRIRPQMAKEKIEGCHVCTLVTPGEPQVLLGKDKAFTYDFVFDIESEQQHIYQSCVYKLIEGCLEGYNATVFAYGQTGSGKTYTMGTGFDVNLAVQEQGIIPRAVHQLFEGIQSRRERAQEAGNQPPEFKVSAQFLELYNEEILDLFDGGRDPEIRSRKSNIKIHEDASGSIYTTGVTSRLVHSEEELLQCLKLGALSRTTASTQMNAQSSRSHAIFTIHLCQMRVCQQLQMNGGGESGEVNGVDSGPITQPEYETLMAKFHFVDLAGSERLKRTGATGERAREGISINCGLLALGNVISALGDQSKKGGHVPYRDSKLTRLLQDSLGGNSHTIMIACVSPSDRDFMETLNTLKYANRARNIKNKVVVNQDKTSQQISALRAEIARLQMELMEYKAGKRVACEDGSEGYSDLYQENAMLQRESDTLRLRVKAMQETIDHLNARVTHLLANEVSTLLTKSSEGNEEIGALVHNYIQEVEGLRTKLLESESMNESLRRQMTRLSCRSPFPTSVLSPAPGHPPGSSPAPMSMEAEMTDVLRRAKMDIERLKKKERRQRRMSPEMEKGLKKRVKLHTQENGENRQSGENGQNGEIDSDDNFAEDVMSPLQEESGCDEDEEEEEGREEEDDFDSDESLVDSDSDSEDKANFQADLADLTCEIEIKQKLIDELENSQRRLLMLKLQYEEKLILLQNKIRDTQLERDRVLQNLMSMENYTEEKANKIKQEYEKRLKEMNRDLLKLQTAQKEHARLLKNQGRYERELKKLQGEVNDMKKAKVTLMKQMKEEQQRRRMVEAKRNREIAQLKKEQRRQEYQIRALESQKRQQEMVLRRKTQEVTALRRLAKPMSDRVAGRVARWNTSPPATDSGADFSASTTASSSEPETGRSVSGLVRHWNNKNNVYGYLGESEGSVDGTRVIGGRKKLQRKPAGLGSTAAAGRANSFSKSARQKWQALERRIMDIVMQRMTISNVEADMDRLIKKREELTAQQEALSHKREVLMAEGEGPEAEDRLLQEISEEIEVLNANIDYINDSLSDCQATIVQIEETKDELDSVDTSVVISSCSLAEARHLLDHFLKASIDKSLHVAQKEAQIRLLEGQLRQTDVIGSSHNHMILDALREKAEYIPELQALIHNVQQENGYTSTDEEPSEFSQASDCSVSQIKESNSQDDFKVKMEPRLSAQMKAVSAEYLGPILDPSSGGKLQHVTKSLASLTDIQEDGLSLVPGSLGLSLTFRDTYHKDRASRTISLPVRGHTFPRQSRGYDTSPITRRKSYDRAYRPTDGYTPPSSPPLRTRNDRNVFSRLTSNQSQGSALDKGVINPIGGVKGGRTAPLQCVSVAEGHSKPVLCVDATDELLFTGSKDRTCKMWNLVTGQEIATLKGHPNNVVSVKYCSSSGLVFSVSTSYIKVWDIRDSAKCIRTLTSSGQVVSGDACAGTTTRTITFAQGECQINQIALNPTGSVLYAAAGNIVRMWDLNRMQAMGKLTGHIGSVMCLTVGQSLLGKDQVITGSKDHYVKVFDVAEGTLGNVGPAHNFEPPHYDGIECLAVQGDVLFSGSRDNGIKKWELEQQELTQQIPNAHKDWVCALAYVPGRPMLLSACRGGMLKVWNVDNFTPIGEVRGHDSPINAICTNSRQIFTASSDCRVKLWNYVPGLTPCLPRRVLAIKGRATSLP, encoded by the exons GATTCGTCCTCAAATGGCCAAAGAGAAGATCGAGGGCTGCCACGTCTGCACACTGGTCACACCTGGAGAACCGCAGGTCCTCCTGGGAAAGGACAAGGCGTTCACCTACGACTTTGTGTTTGATATAGAGTCGGAGCAGCAGCACATCTACCAGTCCTGCGTGTACAAGCTCATCGAAGGCTGCTTAGAGGGCTACAACGCCACCGTGTTTGCTTATGGTCAG ACGGGCTCGGGGAAGACCTACACCATGGGGACCGGCTTCGATGTGAACCTGGCCGTGCAGGAGCAAGGCATCATCCCGCGGGCGGTTCACCAGCTGTTTGAGGGGATCCAGAGCCGGAGGGAGCGAGCCCAGGAGGCCGGCAATCAGCCGCCCGAGTTTAAAGTCAGCGCCCAGTTCCTGGAG TTGTACAATGAGGAGATCCTGGACCTGTTTGACGGAGGCAGAGACCCCGAGATTCGCAGCCGGAAgtctaacattaagatccacgAGGACGCCAGTGGCAGCATCTATACCACGGGAGTCACTTCCAGACTGGTGCACTCTGAAGAGGAG ctgctgcagtgcCTGAAGCTGGGCGCTCTTTCCCGCACCACAGCCAGCACGCAGATGAATGCCCAGAGCTCCCGCTCGCACGCCATCTTCACCATCCATCTTTGTCAAATGAGAGTCTGCCAACAGCTGCAAATG AATGGAGGCGGGGAGAGCGGAGAGGTGAACGGTGTGGACTCTGGTCCCATCACTCAGCCAGAATATGAGACGCTGATGGCCAAGTTTCACTTCGTGGACCTGGCTGGCTCTGAGAGACTGAAACGCACAGGGGCCACGGGGGAAAGGGCCCGGGAGGGAATCTCCATCAACTGTGGACTG CTGGCTCTGGGAAACGTGATCAGCGCTTTAGGTGATCAGAGCAAGAAAGGAGGACACGTCCCATACCGGGACTCCAAACTCACGCGACTGTTACAAGACTCACTGGGAGGCAACAG CCACACAATAATGATCGCTTGCGTCAGCCCGTCGGACCGTGACTTCATGGAGACTCTGAACACCCTGAAGTACGCCAATCGCGCCAGGAACATTAAGAACAAGGTGGTGGTGAACCAAGACAAGACCAGCCAGCAGATCAGCGCCCTGCGTGCAGAGATAGCCCGGCTCCAGATGGAACTGATGGAGTACAAGGCG GGAAAGCGTGTGGCATGCGAGGATGGTTCAGAGGGCTACAGTGACCTGTACCAGGAGAACGCCATGCTGCAGAGAGAGAGCGACACGTTGCGGCTCCGAGTAAAGGCCATGCAGGAAACCATCGACCACCTAAACGCCCGTGTGACTCATCTGCTGGCCAACGAGGTCAGCACGCTACTCACCAAATCAA gTGAAGGCAACGAGGAGATCGGGGCTCTGGTTCATAACTATATCCAAGAAGTTGAAGGACTCAG GACCAAACTTCTTGAGAGCGAGTCCATGAACGAGTCGCTGCGACGGCAGATGACTCGCCTGTCTTGTCGTTCCCCCTTCCCGACCTCTGTGCTGAGCCCGGCCCCCGGTCACCCCCCCGGCTCCTCTCCCGCGCCCATGTCCATGGAGGCGGAGATGACTGACGTGCTGCGGCGAGCCAAGATGGACATCGAGAGGCtgaagaagaaagagaggaggCAGCGAAGGATGAg TCCAGAGATGGAGAAAGGCCTGAAGAAGCGAGTAAAACTGCACACTCAGGAGAACGGAGAGAACCGGCAGAGCGGTGAGAACGGTCAGAATGGAGAGATCGACTCAGATGACAATTTCGCCGAG GACGTCATGtctccgctgcaggaggagagtgGCTGCGacgaagatgaggaggaggaggaaggcagGGAGGAAGAAGACGATTTCGACAGTGACGAGAGTCTGGTGGATTCGGACTCTGATTCGGAGGACAAAG CCAACTTCCAGGCTGATCTGGCGGACCTGACCTGCGAGATTGAGATCAAGCAGAAGCTGATAGACGAGCTGGAGAACAGCCAGCGGAGGCTGCTGATGCTGAAGCTGCAGTACGAGGAGAAGCTCATCCTGCTGCAAAACAAGATCAGAGACACGCAGCTGGAGAGAGACCGCGTGCTGCAAAACCTCA TGTCCATGGAAAATTACACGGAAGAAAAGGCCAACAAAATCAAACAGGAGTAcgagaagcggctgaaggagaTGAACCGAGACCTGCTGAAACTGCAAACTGCACAGAAGGAGCACGCGCGTCTCCTCAAGAACCAGGGGAGGTACGAACGGGAGCTGAAGAAACTCCAGGGCGAGGTCAACGATATGAAGAAAGCCAAG GTGACGCTGATGAAGCAGATgaaggaggagcagcagaggaggaggatggtggaggccaagaggaacCGGGAGATCGCGCAGCTCAAGAAGGAGCAGCGACGACAAGAG TACCAAATCCGGGCGCTGGAGTCTCAGAAGCGGCAGCAGGAGATGGTGCTCCGCAGGAAAACCCAGGAGGTGACCGCCCTTCGTCGCCTGGCCAAGCCCATGTCTGATCGTGTGGCCGGACGCGTGGCCCGCTGGAACACGAGCCCCCCGGCTACGGACTCTGGAGCCGATTTTTCGGCCAGCACCACGGCGAGCAGCTCTGAACCCGAGACCGGCAGGTCTGTGAGTGGGTTGGTGCGGCACTGGAACAACAAGAACAACGTGTACGGATACCTGGGAGAGAGCGAGGGGAGTGTGGACGGCACACGGGTCATCGG GGGCAGAAAGAAGTTGCAGCGTAAACCAGCAGGACTGGGCAGCACTGCAGCTGCAGGCAGAGCCAATAGTTTCTCCAAGTCAGCCCGTCAGAAGTGGCAGGCCCTCGAGCGTCGCATAATGGATATCGTCATGCAGAGGATGACCATCTCCAACGTGGAAGCTGACATGGATCGCCTCATTAAG AAGCGAGAGGAGCTGACGGCCCAGCAGGAAGCGCTTTCACACAAGAGGGAGGTATTGATGGCCGAAGGGGAGGGACCAGAGGCCGAAGACCGCCTGCTTCAAGAAATTAGTGAGGAGATTGAAGTGCTCAATGCCAATATAGATTACATCAATGACAGCCTGTCTGATTGCCAGGCCACCATCGTGCAGATAGAGGAAACCAAG GATGAGCTGGACTCGGTGGACACCTCAGTGGTGATCAGCTCCTGCTCCCTGGCTGAAGCACGCCACCTGCTGGACCACTTCCTGAAGGCATCCATAGACAAA AGTTTACATGTGGCTCAGAAAGAGGCTCAGATCCGACTGCTCGAGGGCCAGCTGAGGCAGACGGACGTGATCGGCTCGTCTCACAATCACATGATCCTCGATGCCCTGCGTGAAAAGGCTGAATACATCCCCGAGCTCCAGGCTCTCATACACAATGTTCAACAGG AGAACGGTTACACCAGCACAGACGAGGAGCCGTCTGAGTTCAGCCAAGCCTCCGACTGCAG TGTGTCTCAGATTAAGGAATCCAACAGCCAAGATGATTTCAAAGTAAAG ATGGAGCCTCGTCTGTCAGCCCAGATGAAGGCGGTGTCGGCAGAGTACCTCGGCCCAATCCTGGACCCGTCATCAGGCGGGAAACTGCAGCACGTCACCAAGTCTCTGGCCTCGCTGACGGACATCCAGGAGGACGGCCTGAGTCTTGTTCCAGGGAGTCTGGGACTGAGTCTGACCTTCAGAGACACTTACCACAAGGACCGGGCATCCCGCACCATCAGCCTGCCCGTTAGGGGACACACCTT TCCTAGGCAGTCTCGGGGTTATGACACATCCCCGATTACGCGAAGGAAGTCTTATGACCGTGCATACAG GCCCACTGACGGCTACACTCCTCCGTCCTCCCCTCCTCTGAGGACCAGGAATGACCGCAATGTCTTCTCAAGGCTCACCAGCAACCAAAGCCAAGGTTCAGCTCTGGACAA GGGAGTGATCAATCCCATCGGGGGTGTGAAGGGGGGTCGGACGGCGCCCCTGCAGTGTGTGTCTGTAGCCGAGGGCCACTCCAAGCCGGTCCTGTGTGTCGATGCTACAGACGAGCTGCTGTTCACTGGATCTAAAG ACCGGACTTGTAAAATGTGGAATCTGGTGACGGGTCAGGAGATCGCCACCCTCAAAGGCCACCCAAACAACGTAGTGTCAGTCAAATACTGTTCCTCCTCCGGCCTGGTCTTCTCCGTCTCCACTTCCTACATCAAAGTTTGGGACATCCGTGACTCTGCAAAGTGTATCCGAACTCTCAC GTCATCGGGGCAGGTGGTTTCAGGAGACGCGTGCGCCGGCACAACCACCCGCACAATAACCTTCGCCCAGGGCGAGTGTCAGATCAACCAGATCGCTCTCAACCCGACAGGCTCCGTACTGTACGCCGCTGCTGGAAACATCGTCCGCATGTGGGACCTCAACAG GATGCAAGCAATGGGGAAGCTGACAGGCCACATTGGCTCCGTCATGTGTCTGACAGTGGGACAGTCTCTGCTGGGCAAAGACCAAGTCATCACTGGCTCCAAAGATCATTATGTGAAG GTGTTTGATGTGGCAGAGGGAACTCTGGGTAACGTAGGGCCAGCTCATAACTTTGAGCCACCGCACTATGATGGCATTGAATGTTTGGCCGTCCAAGGAGACGTGCTGTTCAGCGGTTCCAGAGACAACGGCATCAAGAAGTGGGAGCTGGAGCAACAGGAGCTGACGCAG